One window of Mauremys mutica isolate MM-2020 ecotype Southern chromosome 6, ASM2049712v1, whole genome shotgun sequence genomic DNA carries:
- the LOC123372275 gene encoding protein shortage in chiasmata 1 ortholog-like, translating to MHYGIEHCCQKHTDLKRGQRQVLAELSSIPIPSSGSISNVARQKFSIDRLSFRVPPCLHQDENYHHTGVFADDKYRRPWKRVSVISTQKMMDLSVLDQWKQSLYVEDFLEKSVPFIYNQN from the exons ATGCACTATGGAATCGAACACTGTTGCCAAAAGCATACAGATCTCAAGAGAGGCCAAAGACAAGTTCTTGCTGAGCTTTCTTCGATTCCTATACCCTCGAGTGGTTCAATTTCA AATGTGGCAAGACAGAAGTTTTCTATTGATCGGTTATCATTTCGTGTTCCTCCCTGTTTACATCAAGATGAGAATTACCATCATACTGGAGTCTTTGCTGATGATAAGTACAGGAGGCCATGGAAAAGAG TTTCAGTTATTTCCACACAAAAAATGATGGATCTTTCAGTCCTGGATCAATGGAAGCAAAGTTTATATGTAGAGGATTTCCTGGAGAAGTCTGTACCCTTTATTTACaatcaaaattaa